A genomic window from Streptomyces brevispora includes:
- a CDS encoding acyl-CoA synthetase: MPLLPELQNPAGPTAAREAVRFGEHRLTYAQLAAAADALAARIADAGRVAVWATPAPETVVAVVAALRAGVPAVPLNPRTGERELAHVVADSAPSVVLAAPGDVLPPALAALTRVDVDPATAGPAGSALTSTFASTFAEPSPESPALIVYTSGTTGPPKGAVLPRRAIAASLDALEDAWQWTGDDVLVHALPLFHVHGLILGILGPLRRGGSVRHLGRFSTEGVARELESGGTMLFGVPTMYHRLAEALARPTASGEPTSSAGPTASAGLAKALAGARLLVSGSAALPVHDHERIVAATGRRVIERYGMTETLMNTGVRADGEPRPGTVGAPLRGVELRLVEEDGSALADPASIGEIQVRGPNLFTGYLNRPDATAAALTADGWFRTGDMATLDPDGYVRIVGRRATDLIKSGGYKIGAGEIENALLDHPGVREAAVTGEPDPDLGERIVAWVVPADPAAPPPAGELADHVAALLSPHKRPRTVRYLDALPRNDLGKIMKRSLHG; encoded by the coding sequence ATGCCACTCCTGCCTGAACTCCAGAACCCGGCCGGCCCTACGGCCGCCCGCGAAGCCGTCCGGTTCGGCGAACACCGCCTCACCTACGCGCAGTTGGCCGCTGCCGCGGACGCGCTCGCGGCCCGGATCGCCGACGCCGGACGGGTCGCCGTCTGGGCCACCCCGGCCCCGGAGACCGTGGTCGCGGTGGTCGCCGCGCTACGGGCTGGGGTACCGGCCGTACCGCTCAACCCGAGGACGGGCGAGCGGGAGCTGGCCCATGTCGTCGCCGACAGCGCGCCCTCCGTGGTGCTGGCCGCGCCCGGTGACGTACTGCCGCCCGCGCTGGCCGCGTTGACGCGGGTGGACGTGGACCCGGCCACCGCCGGACCGGCCGGCTCCGCGCTCACCTCCACGTTCGCCTCCACGTTCGCCGAGCCCTCCCCCGAGTCGCCCGCCCTGATCGTGTACACCTCCGGCACCACCGGCCCGCCCAAGGGGGCGGTCCTGCCGCGCCGGGCGATCGCCGCCTCCCTGGACGCGCTGGAGGACGCCTGGCAGTGGACCGGTGACGACGTACTCGTCCACGCGCTGCCGCTGTTCCATGTGCACGGCCTGATCCTCGGCATCCTCGGCCCGCTGCGGCGGGGCGGTTCGGTGCGCCATCTCGGCCGGTTCTCCACCGAGGGCGTGGCCCGGGAACTGGAGTCGGGCGGCACGATGCTGTTCGGTGTGCCGACGATGTACCACCGGCTCGCGGAAGCGCTTGCCCGCCCCACCGCGTCCGGAGAGCCCACCTCGTCCGCCGGGCCCACCGCGTCCGCCGGGCTCGCGAAGGCTCTGGCGGGCGCCCGGCTGCTGGTCTCCGGATCGGCCGCGCTGCCGGTCCACGACCACGAGCGGATCGTGGCGGCGACCGGCCGCCGGGTCATCGAGCGGTACGGCATGACGGAGACGCTCATGAACACGGGCGTGCGGGCCGACGGCGAACCGCGCCCCGGCACCGTCGGCGCCCCGCTGCGCGGCGTCGAGCTCCGTCTGGTCGAGGAGGACGGCAGCGCCCTCGCCGACCCCGCGTCCATCGGCGAGATCCAGGTGCGCGGCCCGAACCTGTTCACCGGCTACCTCAACCGCCCCGACGCGACGGCCGCCGCGCTCACCGCCGACGGCTGGTTCCGTACCGGGGACATGGCCACCCTCGACCCCGACGGGTACGTGCGGATCGTCGGCCGCAGGGCCACCGACCTCATCAAGAGCGGCGGCTACAAGATCGGCGCGGGCGAGATCGAGAACGCGCTCCTGGACCACCCGGGCGTCCGCGAGGCCGCCGTCACCGGCGAACCCGACCCGGACCTGGGCGAGCGGATCGTCGCCTGGGTGGTGCCGGCCGATCCCGCCGCCCCGCCCCCGGCCGGTGAACTCGCCGACCATGTGGCGGCCCTGCTCTCCCCGCACAAGCGGCCCCGCACGGTCCGCTACCTGGACGCGCTGCCGCGCAACGACCTGGGCAAGATCATGAAGCGGTCGCTCCATGGCTGA